A genome region from Tolypothrix sp. PCC 7712 includes the following:
- a CDS encoding IS5 family transposase, protein MYRKAQKQETAAEDFELPFGGKLASDNRWVIMAEMIPWSEFEAEYAAIFSAEMGAPAKTFRMALGALIIKEKLGISDRETVEQIRENPYLQYFIGMSCYSNNAPFDASMLVHFRERIDIKLVNKLNREIVKQVLESKEEVEVKSKKSETEDLKNEPTNRGKLILDASCAPADISYPTDLGLLNQARKHTETIIDILYNSLLLKSIKKPRTYRNIARKNYLLVAKKRKPTIKERRKAIKRQLQYIKRNLVHIQQLMELGASLFNLSNRQYKKLLVVAEIYRQQLWLYENKKISIEDRIVSLNQPHIRPIVRGKAGKKVEFGAKLSASCYDGYVFLDHISWDNFNESGDLKSQVEAYKNYTGYYPQSVHVDKIYRTRDNRSWCQERGIRISGPPLGRPPKNVSPEKKKQAREDELIRNSIEGKFGQGKRRFSLGRVMAKLPHTSVTAIAITFLVMNLSTLVSRLFWEFLCQFFNITSFFTSFISKSDVPFDCRQQKLIFALP, encoded by the coding sequence ATGTATCGAAAAGCGCAAAAGCAAGAAACAGCAGCAGAAGACTTTGAACTACCCTTTGGGGGAAAACTAGCCTCAGATAACCGTTGGGTAATCATGGCGGAGATGATACCTTGGTCAGAATTTGAAGCAGAGTACGCAGCAATATTTTCAGCAGAAATGGGCGCGCCAGCCAAAACATTTAGGATGGCATTAGGGGCATTAATAATTAAAGAAAAACTAGGCATAAGTGATAGGGAGACAGTAGAGCAAATTAGGGAGAATCCCTATCTGCAATACTTTATAGGAATGTCTTGCTATAGCAATAATGCCCCATTTGATGCGTCAATGTTAGTTCACTTTAGAGAAAGAATAGATATAAAATTAGTTAACAAACTGAATCGAGAAATAGTCAAGCAAGTGTTAGAAAGTAAAGAGGAGGTAGAAGTAAAATCAAAAAAGTCAGAAACCGAGGATTTAAAAAATGAGCCGACCAATCGGGGAAAATTAATATTAGATGCGAGTTGTGCGCCAGCGGATATCAGTTATCCCACAGACTTAGGATTATTAAATCAAGCCAGAAAGCATACAGAAACAATTATAGATATTTTATATAACTCCCTCTTGTTAAAGAGTATCAAAAAACCGAGAACCTATAGAAATATAGCTAGAAAGAATTACTTATTGGTAGCCAAAAAAAGAAAACCGACCATTAAAGAAAGAAGGAAAGCCATTAAACGGCAACTACAATATATCAAAAGAAATTTAGTTCACATTCAGCAGCTAATGGAGTTAGGTGCGTCACTCTTCAACCTGAGTAATAGGCAATATAAGAAATTACTGGTAGTAGCAGAAATTTATCGTCAACAACTTTGGTTATATGAAAATAAAAAAATTAGTATAGAAGACCGTATTGTCAGTTTAAATCAACCACACATTCGTCCGATAGTCCGTGGTAAAGCTGGAAAAAAAGTAGAGTTTGGGGCAAAGCTTTCAGCTAGTTGCTATGATGGCTATGTATTTTTAGACCATATTAGTTGGGATAATTTTAACGAATCAGGCGACTTAAAATCACAAGTAGAAGCCTACAAAAACTACACCGGGTATTATCCTCAATCAGTTCATGTTGATAAAATTTATCGCACTAGAGACAACCGCTCTTGGTGTCAAGAAAGAGGAATTAGAATTAGTGGGCCACCTTTAGGGAGACCACCTAAAAATGTCAGTCCTGAAAAAAAGAAACAAGCACGAGAAGATGAGCTAATTCGTAACTCTATTGAGGGTAAATTCGGACAAGGTAAACGAAGATTTAGCTTGGGTAGAGTCATGGCTAAACTTCCTCATACCTCTGTCACTGCTATTGCTATTACTTTTTTAGTCATGAATCTTTCTACCCTTGTTTCACGGCTTTTTTGGGAATTTTTATGCCAATTTTTCAACATTACATCTTTTTTCACTTCTTTTATTAGCAAAAGTGATGTTCCGTTTGATTGCAGACAACAAAAACTTATATTTGCTCTTCCCTGA
- a CDS encoding succinate--CoA ligase subunit beta yields the protein MDLLEYQVKEWFGKIGIPVLPSQRIDHPTDLKRLKIRYPVVLKSQVHAAERAKAGGVRIVETTIDAIAAAQTIFNLPIWGELPEVLLAESKYDAKQELYLAVVLDTALCRPVLLGCKEADIDWETAGEKMEYVVVEQEFSPFYARRLALKLGLEGTLMQSISAVIEKMYQLFIQKDLDLVEINPLAISVTGQVMALNGKVRVNERSIGRHPDIAEMAAKINSTHRPGEVNSNLGNWDGIEMHGKIGILGNGTGSVLATLDLVANAGGKPGVCLNLRHGFQTDTAKTTFCDRLDRSLQILAADRSIQVILLNLLGSIPQYDELAEVISKFLQLDKSELRSSSVRSNGSKSRRESHVPRLVVRLAGSEFSAARKALASLKTQGDTLILVENLDEAVAESVRLAKSTAYKK from the coding sequence ATGGATTTATTGGAGTACCAAGTTAAAGAATGGTTTGGGAAAATCGGCATTCCAGTATTGCCTTCCCAACGCATCGATCATCCCACAGATCTGAAGCGGTTAAAAATTCGCTATCCAGTTGTACTGAAATCGCAGGTACATGCAGCGGAAAGAGCCAAAGCTGGTGGAGTGAGAATTGTCGAAACTACAATCGATGCGATCGCAGCCGCGCAAACTATCTTCAATTTGCCAATTTGGGGCGAGTTACCAGAAGTTTTACTGGCAGAATCTAAATATGATGCCAAGCAAGAATTATATTTAGCGGTAGTATTAGATACCGCACTTTGCCGACCAGTACTTTTAGGCTGCAAGGAAGCAGATATTGACTGGGAAACGGCAGGAGAAAAAATGGAATATGTGGTTGTAGAACAAGAATTTTCGCCATTTTATGCCCGTAGACTAGCTTTAAAATTAGGTTTAGAAGGTACACTCATGCAATCGATCAGTGCTGTGATCGAGAAGATGTATCAGTTATTTATCCAAAAAGACCTCGATTTAGTAGAGATTAATCCTCTGGCTATTAGCGTCACGGGTCAAGTAATGGCTTTGAATGGTAAAGTCAGGGTCAATGAACGTTCCATAGGCCGTCATCCAGACATCGCCGAAATGGCAGCAAAAATCAACTCAACTCATCGGCCTGGAGAAGTTAATAGCAACTTGGGCAATTGGGATGGCATAGAAATGCACGGTAAAATTGGCATTCTTGGCAATGGTACTGGTTCAGTCTTGGCAACTTTAGATTTAGTAGCCAATGCTGGTGGTAAGCCTGGTGTCTGCTTGAATCTGCGTCATGGCTTTCAAACTGACACCGCGAAGACGACATTTTGCGATCGCCTCGATAGAAGTTTGCAAATCCTCGCTGCTGACAGAAGTATTCAAGTCATACTACTCAATCTTTTGGGTAGCATTCCCCAGTACGACGAATTAGCTGAAGTAATCAGTAAATTTTTGCAACTAGATAAAAGCGAACTCAGATCCTCATCTGTGCGTAGTAATGGTAGCAAAAGCCGTCGGGAAAGCCATGTCCCCCGTTTAGTTGTGCGGCTTGCTGGTTCTGAGTTCAGTGCAGCGAGAAAAGCTTTAGCCTCATTAAAAACCCAAGGCGATACGCTGATATTAGTAGAAAATTTAGATGAGGCAGTAGCAGAATCAGTCCGCCTGGCCAAATCAACTGCTTATAAAAAATAA
- a CDS encoding succinate--CoA ligase subunit alpha, which produces MNLTPDSKVVIQGFSEFISATHITQMKAYGTNVVAGVNPGFGGQKQYDLPVFDLLEEVVGQFGPIDTTIICVNPYQVLDAALEAIASNIRQIIIIAAGVPPLDMVQLLRKAESHETLVVGPNSPGIIVPGKILLGTHPSEFYTPGHVGIVSRSSTLTYEVAWELTKAGLGQSISVSIGSDAIVGSSFLQWLQILDEDETTEAIVLVGQPGGGSEEAAARYISEAIDKPVIAYIAGRQAPPGKHWRQTGTLATIIGRDPNFGTAQNKLAAFQEAQVPVAERPSQIPELVRKGMKS; this is translated from the coding sequence ATGAACTTAACGCCAGATAGCAAAGTTGTAATTCAAGGGTTCAGTGAATTTATCTCAGCAACTCATATTACTCAGATGAAAGCTTATGGCACAAATGTGGTTGCTGGTGTCAATCCCGGATTTGGTGGACAAAAACAGTATGATCTGCCTGTATTTGATTTGCTTGAAGAGGTAGTAGGACAATTTGGGCCCATTGACACAACAATTATTTGTGTCAACCCTTACCAAGTTCTAGATGCAGCCTTAGAAGCGATCGCATCTAATATTCGCCAAATTATTATCATTGCTGCAGGTGTACCACCTTTGGATATGGTGCAATTACTCAGGAAAGCTGAATCCCATGAAACTTTGGTGGTAGGGCCAAATAGTCCAGGAATTATTGTGCCAGGTAAAATTCTCTTAGGTACTCACCCCAGTGAATTTTACACTCCTGGTCATGTGGGAATTGTCAGCCGTAGCAGCACCCTCACCTACGAAGTTGCTTGGGAATTAACCAAAGCGGGTTTAGGACAATCGATTAGTGTCAGTATTGGGAGTGATGCGATCGTTGGTTCCTCATTTCTGCAATGGTTGCAAATTCTCGATGAAGATGAAACTACAGAAGCGATCGTTTTAGTCGGCCAGCCTGGTGGCGGTAGTGAAGAAGCTGCAGCGCGCTACATTAGCGAAGCGATCGATAAACCAGTAATTGCCTATATAGCAGGTAGACAAGCACCACCCGGAAAACATTGGCGACAAACCGGCACTTTAGCCACAATCATCGGCCGCGATCCTAACTTTGGTACTGCACAAAATAAATTAGCCGCTTTCCAAGAAGCACAGGTTCCAGTAGCCGAACGCCCTTCTCAAATTCCAGAGTTGGTGAGAAAAGGAATGAAATCATAG
- a CDS encoding polysaccharide biosynthesis protein has translation MKYLMFSFQSASRKVAQTFLCGLLKLQNKHLLICDICLFAITPLLALFLRLDGVLALKAYITELEIATILFLAIKLILFWHLGFYRRYWRYASIEELTYIAMLMLAAVVIQSLVFDAFHYIPYLTIKKLPQSLPFIDGLLSFIFVGALRFSVRAVDKTSQKTVLSPTTERVLIVGAGSAGVSLVQEMQRNPQLGFYPVAYIDDDPQKLNLRIRGIPVVGDRFHIPQAIQSLQIQKVVIAMPTVVGGVIREIVDICKATGIHTSTLPGIHEILNGRVRVDNIRDVRIEDLLRRESVQTDIEKVAKFITGKKVLITGAGGSIGSELCRQIFQCRPTQMILIGHGENSVFNIQQELEQLLAVLKQGSKAQPNIPRISAFIADIRFRSRLKNAFEQFQPDVIFHAAAHKHVPLMEDNAAEAITNNVVGTKNLLDMALQYGVQHFVMISTDKAVNPTNIMGASKRVAEMLVLQAARESGKPYVAVRFGNVLGSRGSVVPTFKKQIAAGGPVTVTHPEICRYFMTIPEAVQLVLQAVVLGRSGEVLMLNMGQPVKIVDLAAELIRLSGYEVNKDIEIMFTGLRPGEKLFEELFIAGEEYEPTEHQKLLVVKNASRIIPESINVVVESLCKAAERNDGDYIMFLLAQIVPGYKPKSLGNKVSANAAQNIYAKTNSHINERGKLKPQEA, from the coding sequence ATGAAATACCTAATGTTTAGCTTTCAGTCGGCATCTCGAAAAGTTGCCCAAACATTCTTATGCGGATTGCTAAAACTGCAAAATAAACATTTATTAATTTGTGATATTTGTTTATTTGCAATCACACCATTATTAGCTTTATTTCTCCGCTTAGATGGAGTTTTGGCATTAAAGGCATATATCACAGAACTAGAAATCGCCACAATCCTGTTCTTAGCAATTAAACTAATTTTATTTTGGCATCTGGGATTTTATCGACGTTACTGGCGCTATGCCAGTATTGAAGAACTAACATATATAGCTATGTTAATGTTGGCTGCGGTAGTTATTCAAAGCCTAGTCTTCGATGCTTTTCACTACATACCATATTTGACTATTAAGAAACTTCCCCAATCCCTACCATTTATTGATGGTTTACTGTCTTTTATTTTCGTGGGTGCGCTGCGTTTTAGCGTCCGCGCTGTTGATAAAACTAGCCAAAAAACAGTATTGTCTCCCACAACCGAACGAGTCTTAATAGTGGGTGCGGGTAGTGCTGGGGTTTCACTAGTGCAAGAGATGCAAAGAAATCCCCAACTAGGTTTTTATCCGGTAGCCTATATTGACGACGATCCGCAAAAATTGAACTTACGTATTCGCGGGATTCCTGTAGTTGGCGATCGCTTCCACATTCCCCAAGCAATTCAATCTCTCCAGATCCAAAAAGTAGTCATTGCAATGCCTACCGTAGTTGGGGGAGTGATTCGGGAGATTGTAGACATTTGCAAAGCCACAGGCATTCACACTAGTACCCTACCGGGAATACATGAGATTCTCAATGGTCGTGTTCGGGTAGACAACATTCGTGATGTCCGCATTGAAGACTTACTCAGACGGGAATCTGTACAGACAGATATTGAGAAAGTCGCCAAATTTATTACAGGTAAAAAAGTCCTGATTACAGGTGCAGGTGGCTCAATTGGTAGCGAACTGTGCAGGCAGATTTTTCAATGTCGTCCCACGCAAATGATCCTGATTGGACATGGTGAAAATTCTGTCTTTAATATCCAACAGGAATTAGAACAACTACTAGCAGTCCTGAAACAGGGTAGTAAAGCCCAACCAAACATCCCACGAATTTCTGCATTTATTGCTGATATTCGCTTTCGATCGCGATTAAAAAATGCTTTTGAGCAATTCCAACCGGATGTAATTTTTCATGCTGCAGCCCATAAACACGTACCTCTCATGGAAGACAATGCAGCAGAAGCAATTACTAACAATGTTGTAGGTACTAAAAATTTGTTGGACATGGCACTGCAATATGGTGTTCAACATTTCGTGATGATCTCCACAGATAAAGCCGTGAACCCGACAAATATCATGGGTGCTAGTAAGCGAGTGGCAGAAATGTTAGTACTGCAAGCCGCCAGAGAAAGCGGTAAACCCTATGTAGCTGTGCGATTTGGCAATGTCTTAGGTAGTAGGGGAAGTGTCGTTCCTACCTTCAAAAAGCAAATCGCCGCAGGTGGCCCTGTGACCGTCACCCATCCCGAAATCTGCCGTTATTTCATGACCATACCGGAAGCAGTTCAACTAGTTTTACAAGCCGTTGTTCTTGGTCGTAGTGGTGAAGTCTTAATGCTGAACATGGGACAGCCAGTCAAAATTGTGGACTTAGCCGCAGAACTCATTCGCCTTTCGGGATACGAAGTCAACAAAGACATTGAGATTATGTTTACAGGCTTGCGACCCGGAGAAAAGTTATTTGAAGAATTGTTTATTGCCGGAGAAGAATATGAACCCACCGAACATCAAAAGCTCTTAGTTGTGAAAAATGCCAGTCGGATTATCCCAGAGAGTATTAATGTTGTCGTCGAGTCTTTGTGTAAAGCAGCAGAGAGAAATGATGGGGATTATATTATGTTTTTGCTGGCACAAATAGTACCAGGATATAAACCCAAATCCTTAGGAAATAAAGTGTCAGCTAATGCCGCACAAAATATTTATGCCAAGACAAATTCCCATATCAATGAACGAGGAAAATTGAAACCTCAAGAAGCATAA
- a CDS encoding lipopolysaccharide biosynthesis protein, producing MAQLTPLTLKYNFSWTFIGNAVYAGCQWGMLVVMAKLGSPEMVGQFTLGLAVTAPVIMFTNLQLRAVQATDAKQQYLFSDYLGLRLLGTTIALVVIAAIALISGYQWQTSLIILLVGLAKAFESISDVYYGLIQQHERMDRIAMSLMIKGSLSLLFLGTGVYISGNLVWGVVGLILAWAFVLVGYDIPSGVWLLKTSLGNSQSPSHSRWRPRWHLKTLAKLSWLSLPLGLVMMLISLNDNIPRYLIKSYLGERSLGIFASMAYLMVAGNMVVLALGQSASPRLAKYYAQENTQAFRTLLIKLVAVGACLGGIAILVALLAGREILTLFYKPEYAEHSDILIWLMLAAAIGYIGSFLGYGITATRAFSYFLLPYLMMTGITAIASLLLIPTYGLIGATWALCAANVATCIMPIGILVLINKGKQS from the coding sequence ATGGCACAACTCACACCACTAACGCTGAAGTATAACTTTTCTTGGACATTCATTGGTAATGCTGTCTATGCAGGTTGCCAATGGGGGATGCTGGTAGTGATGGCTAAACTCGGCAGTCCAGAGATGGTAGGACAGTTTACTTTAGGCTTGGCTGTCACGGCACCTGTGATCATGTTTACTAATTTGCAACTACGAGCCGTTCAAGCAACAGATGCCAAACAACAGTATTTATTTAGCGATTACTTGGGTTTGAGGCTGCTGGGTACAACAATAGCACTGGTAGTCATTGCCGCGATCGCTTTAATATCTGGATACCAATGGCAGACATCGCTGATTATTTTGTTAGTGGGTTTAGCAAAAGCATTTGAGTCGATTAGTGACGTTTATTACGGCTTAATTCAGCAGCATGAACGTATGGATCGCATCGCCATGTCGTTGATGATTAAAGGTTCTCTGTCACTGCTGTTTTTAGGTACGGGAGTCTACATATCAGGCAATTTAGTATGGGGTGTAGTGGGATTAATCTTGGCTTGGGCTTTTGTGCTTGTAGGTTACGACATTCCTAGTGGTGTATGGCTTTTGAAAACTTCTCTTGGGAATTCGCAATCCCCAAGCCACAGTCGCTGGCGACCACGTTGGCATCTGAAAACATTAGCAAAATTGAGTTGGCTTTCTCTGCCTTTGGGTTTAGTCATGATGCTAATTTCACTCAACGATAATATTCCTCGCTACCTAATCAAATCCTATTTAGGTGAGCGATCGCTGGGTATTTTTGCCAGTATGGCTTACCTCATGGTTGCAGGCAACATGGTAGTACTGGCGCTAGGACAGTCAGCTAGTCCGCGACTGGCAAAATACTACGCACAAGAGAATACTCAGGCTTTCCGCACACTTCTCATCAAGTTAGTTGCAGTTGGTGCTTGTTTAGGTGGAATTGCTATTCTTGTAGCTTTATTAGCTGGTCGTGAGATTCTCACCCTGTTCTACAAACCTGAGTATGCAGAGCATTCAGATATTTTGATTTGGTTGATGCTAGCAGCAGCTATTGGATACATCGGCAGTTTTTTAGGGTATGGCATCACTGCAACCAGAGCATTTAGTTATTTTCTGCTGCCTTATCTAATGATGACCGGGATTACAGCTATAGCCTCTTTGCTACTGATTCCTACCTATGGTCTGATTGGTGCTACCTGGGCTTTATGTGCAGCTAACGTAGCGACATGTATCATGCCCATCGGCATTTTAGTCTTGATTAACAAAGGAAAACAATCATGA
- a CDS encoding class I SAM-dependent methyltransferase, whose amino-acid sequence MSSVRDRLIETYADFYGRINDNIEPQALTLRDFQAMQLMYGELVKALPPNSKVLDLGCGTGFLLNWLSQQPGIVPIGVDSSVSQVEIAIRNLPGIEIDCDEGLHYLRQHPNKFSGIFCTDVLEHIPGKDLCLEWVEAAVSALQPGGFFYCRVPNAANLTGCYSRYMDFTHERAFTSTSLLQLMEVGGLKNCRIVPIRSAHLIGNLRLIIEYLLHRSIFLICGRGRERCFTYNVCAVGFKK is encoded by the coding sequence ATGAGTTCTGTTCGCGATCGCTTAATTGAAACCTATGCAGACTTTTATGGTCGTATTAACGACAACATCGAACCCCAAGCACTCACACTCCGAGATTTTCAAGCCATGCAATTGATGTATGGAGAGCTAGTTAAGGCGCTACCCCCTAACAGCAAAGTCCTCGACTTAGGCTGTGGGACGGGCTTTCTTCTCAATTGGCTTTCCCAGCAACCAGGTATTGTTCCCATCGGGGTTGATAGCTCAGTCAGTCAGGTGGAAATAGCAATCCGCAATTTGCCTGGTATTGAAATTGATTGCGACGAAGGACTTCATTATTTGCGACAACACCCCAACAAGTTTTCTGGCATTTTCTGTACAGATGTATTGGAACATATACCAGGAAAAGACTTATGTTTGGAATGGGTGGAAGCAGCAGTATCAGCCCTACAACCTGGTGGCTTCTTTTATTGTCGAGTTCCAAATGCCGCCAATTTAACAGGATGTTATTCCCGTTATATGGATTTTACACATGAGCGGGCTTTTACTAGTACCTCTTTATTGCAATTAATGGAAGTAGGCGGCTTAAAAAATTGCCGAATTGTACCTATTCGTTCTGCTCATTTGATTGGTAATCTGCGTCTGATAATTGAGTATCTTTTACACAGAAGTATTTTCCTAATTTGTGGTCGCGGCAGAGAAAGATGTTTTACCTATAATGTTTGCGCTGTTGGCTTTAAAAAGTGA
- a CDS encoding glycosyl hydrolase family 28 protein → MHYTNFSHRQQWWHKKINPRKLLLISLLIAVLFNFFLSSLNSTAPPAASIVKLYPPLTTATASSIYSVTVNNKPVFVEKYNSLSYVQFAFAGTANIEIQVKEKVNKYTISPKSYKLPSRKQGNKISFSLTVPRKLILHHVNSLDEKLFILADPLEENPPQLGDRQVTNIINYQVDNTGKINATDKIQQAIDDVAEHHGILYFPAGVYKTRQLNLKSHITLYLAPGAVLAAITEADPAHGRGLLQLENVQNVKIIGRGTINGNGSYWRPRKGWYTLILLKNAKNIWLQDILLKDPAVANVWMSYSENVKIDNLKILANPQPEFLNTDGFDFWSSRNITINNVLYVGTDDATAHGGDRESQIHNNENINVRNSVFYNGNGFKIAATKIPNYIKDITYENIDVVFANELSGFWPISGGYFENIYFKNIRVEDILNTPEDDKSARLFTWLIRVGSGDPDSSPERFGHIRNIFINNLTVEHRGGAKSVFLGYDAQRNISNVVFDNLCIEGKKVSNPQDAYFDIQNQYVQLKFTSSNPTIVNIRASALYASQGNAGQFRITRTGDKSKPLTVKYTIRGTAKNGRDYQKIPGTVTIPVGADTVAIAIQPQNHNQRQRLKTVLLSLENQPHSTSYMLSPNFQAVVNIRES, encoded by the coding sequence ATGCATTACACAAACTTCAGTCACCGCCAGCAGTGGTGGCATAAAAAAATTAATCCCCGAAAATTGTTGCTGATTTCTTTATTGATTGCAGTGTTATTTAACTTTTTTCTTTCCTCTTTGAACAGCACTGCACCACCTGCTGCCAGCATAGTGAAACTTTATCCGCCACTGACTACCGCTACCGCCAGTAGTATCTATTCAGTTACGGTAAATAACAAACCTGTATTTGTGGAAAAATATAACTCTTTAAGTTATGTACAATTTGCCTTTGCAGGTACGGCTAATATTGAAATTCAAGTCAAAGAAAAGGTTAATAAATACACAATTAGCCCCAAAAGTTACAAACTGCCATCACGCAAACAGGGTAACAAAATTTCCTTTTCTTTAACTGTTCCCAGAAAGCTGATTTTACATCACGTTAATTCCTTAGATGAGAAATTGTTTATTTTGGCAGATCCCTTAGAAGAAAATCCTCCCCAACTAGGTGATCGACAAGTAACTAATATCATCAATTACCAAGTAGATAACACAGGTAAAATCAATGCTACCGACAAAATTCAACAAGCCATTGATGATGTTGCCGAACATCATGGCATCTTATATTTTCCCGCAGGTGTTTACAAAACACGCCAACTTAACCTCAAAAGCCATATCACTTTATATTTAGCTCCAGGCGCTGTATTAGCTGCAATTACAGAAGCAGACCCTGCTCATGGTCGGGGATTACTGCAACTAGAAAATGTTCAGAACGTCAAAATTATTGGGCGTGGAACTATTAATGGCAATGGTTCTTATTGGCGACCTAGAAAAGGATGGTACACTTTAATCTTACTCAAAAATGCCAAAAACATTTGGTTGCAAGATATCCTACTCAAAGACCCAGCAGTCGCGAATGTGTGGATGTCTTATTCAGAAAATGTCAAAATTGATAATCTCAAAATTTTAGCTAATCCTCAACCAGAATTTTTAAATACAGATGGCTTTGATTTCTGGTCTTCGAGAAATATTACAATTAACAATGTACTTTATGTTGGGACAGATGATGCCACTGCTCATGGTGGCGATCGCGAGAGTCAGATTCATAATAATGAGAATATTAATGTGAGGAATTCCGTTTTCTATAATGGCAACGGATTCAAAATAGCGGCAACAAAAATCCCCAATTATATTAAAGATATTACTTATGAAAATATAGATGTGGTATTTGCCAACGAACTATCAGGATTTTGGCCAATTTCTGGGGGATATTTTGAGAATATTTACTTCAAAAATATTCGAGTAGAAGATATTCTTAATACCCCAGAAGATGATAAATCTGCCCGTCTATTTACCTGGCTAATTAGGGTGGGTTCAGGAGACCCAGATTCATCACCTGAACGTTTTGGGCATATCAGAAATATCTTTATTAATAACCTGACAGTAGAGCATCGCGGTGGTGCAAAATCAGTTTTTCTGGGATATGATGCCCAACGCAATATCAGCAACGTTGTTTTTGACAATCTCTGCATTGAGGGTAAAAAGGTTTCAAATCCCCAAGATGCCTATTTCGATATTCAAAATCAGTATGTGCAATTAAAGTTTACCAGCAGCAATCCCACGATTGTGAACATCAGAGCCAGCGCGCTGTATGCATCTCAGGGAAATGCTGGGCAGTTTCGGATTACACGTACAGGGGACAAGAGCAAACCTTTAACAGTGAAATATACCATTCGGGGAACAGCAAAAAACGGCAGAGATTACCAAAAAATTCCTGGTACAGTCACAATTCCCGTTGGTGCAGATACGGTAGCGATCGCCATTCAACCCCAAAATCACAACCAGCGTCAACGACTAAAGACAGTCCTTCTCTCTTTGGAGAACCAACCTCACAGTACCAGCTATATGCTGAGTCCTAATTTTCAAGCAGTGGTAAATATTCGTGAATCGTGA
- a CDS encoding glycosyltransferase: MKTYTNSREITNYRQINPTPIRILHVIGGMVRGGIETWLMHILRHLDRDRFQMDFLVHTTDPCAYDDEIRRLGSQIIPCPLQRWRPWDYAANFRQILREFGPYDIVHSHLHHFSGYTLRLARLSGVPIRIAHSHNDISAEHAKSGLYRRWYCSVMKSWIADNATLGLGCSRKAVADLFGSQWQADPRWQLLYYGIDLEPFQNLVDPVAVRAEFNIPADAFVIGHVGRFHPQKNHQFLIEIAAQIAQREPKMYLLLLGEGYLQSEIFDRVLQMGLGDRVIFAGSRSDIPRLMRGAMDVFLLPSLHEGLALVLIEAQATGLPCIFANIVPDEADVIKPLIRRLSLSQPASMWAEAILEQRNAVSKITHNSAWQLVKQSQFNIETSVQNLQRMYQTQLACEVMV; encoded by the coding sequence GTGAAAACTTACACAAATTCCAGGGAAATCACCAACTATCGACAAATTAATCCAACGCCTATCCGTATCCTCCATGTCATTGGCGGGATGGTAAGAGGTGGGATTGAAACTTGGTTGATGCATATTCTGCGACATCTAGATCGCGATCGCTTTCAGATGGACTTTTTAGTTCACACCACAGATCCCTGTGCTTACGATGATGAAATTCGCCGTTTGGGTAGTCAGATCATTCCCTGTCCTCTACAGCGCTGGCGACCTTGGGACTACGCCGCCAACTTCCGGCAAATTCTCCGCGAATTCGGCCCCTATGACATTGTGCATAGCCATCTCCACCACTTCAGTGGCTATACTCTGCGGTTAGCTAGGCTGTCAGGTGTACCTATCCGCATTGCCCACAGCCACAACGATATTTCCGCCGAACATGCAAAGTCAGGATTATATCGACGTTGGTATTGTTCTGTCATGAAATCTTGGATAGCCGATAACGCTACCTTGGGTTTAGGATGCAGTCGCAAAGCCGTTGCCGACTTGTTTGGTTCTCAATGGCAAGCTGACCCGCGCTGGCAGCTTCTATATTATGGCATTGACCTCGAACCCTTCCAAAATCTTGTCGATCCGGTAGCTGTGCGCGCTGAATTCAATATCCCTGCCGATGCCTTTGTGATTGGTCACGTCGGTAGGTTTCACCCGCAAAAGAATCATCAATTTTTGATTGAAATTGCTGCCCAAATCGCCCAACGGGAACCCAAAATGTACCTGTTACTATTGGGAGAAGGCTATCTGCAATCAGAAATTTTCGACCGAGTTTTGCAGATGGGTTTAGGCGATCGCGTCATCTTTGCTGGTTCGCGATCGGATATTCCGAGATTAATGCGAGGTGCAATGGATGTCTTCCTTTTACCATCTCTGCATGAGGGGTTAGCTTTAGTATTAATTGAAGCACAAGCTACCGGATTACCCTGTATTTTTGCAAATATAGTACCAGATGAAGCCGATGTAATTAAGCCATTAATACGACGATTATCACTATCACAGCCTGCTTCTATGTGGGCGGAGGCTATTTTAGAACAACGAAATGCTGTATCTAAAATTACTCATAATTCTGCTTGGCAATTGGTAAAACAAAGTCAATTTAATATTGAAACATCTGTACAAAACCTCCAAAGGATGTATCAAACACAACTAGCTTGCGAGGTTATGGTATGA